The stretch of DNA CGCCGTCTTTCAGCATCCGTATCGCGGCGCGGTTCAGAAAATGATACCCCTTTTGACCCGATTCAATATCTTTGCGAGATTTAATCAACGCCGGCGGATCGATGATGACCATATCAAAGGTCGGCTCGTGCCGAGGGGAGAGCCACTGAAAAACATCGGCTTGCTCAGTCAACATAGTATCAGCGGACAAGCCGTTCAACTCGGCGTGGTGTTTACAACCAGCAAGCGCCGCTTCCGAGCTGTCGATATTGAGCACCGATTTCGCGCCCCCGATGAGCGCGGCTACACTATGTGCGCCGGTGTATGAGAAAAGGTTGAGCGCAACACGGTCTTGTGCAAATTTGCGAATCTCTTTTCGAAGCTCTTTCTGGTCCAGGTAAAAACCGGTTTTTTGTCCCGAGATCGGCTCGGCAAAAAAGCGGATGCTTTCTTCGGTAAACTCTATCTGCGAAAAGGTGTCACCGTAGACGATGCCGGTTTTGTCTTGGAGTCCTTCTTCTTTTCGCGATGGAAGGTCGCTTCGCTCCACAATTGTTTTTGGTTTGAAAACCTCGACGAGCGCTTCGATGATAGTATCACGTAACAAATCAGTGCCGCCGGTTGCGAGCTGAATAACAAGCCGGTCCCCGTATCGATCGACAACAAGACCGGGAATGTTATCGGCTTCGCCGAAGATCACCCGATAGCCAGTTGTGTTTGTCCCCGGCCCATAACCGAGCAATCGTCGGGTGGAGTCGGCTTTTTCTATTTTGGTTACAAGCCACGCCTTATCAATTGAAACATCGGCAAATTCAAATATTCGAACGGAGATATTGGAGCTTTTCGAATAGGTGCCCGTTGCGACGATCTCTCCCTTTTCGTTGGCCACAGTCACCAATGTCCCATTCGGAATCTGTTCCGATCGTGGACGTAAGGCCCCTGAGAAGAGCCAAGGATGCCGGGTGGAAAGAAGGATATCTTTGCCGGGGTTCAGTTGAAATTTTGGATACATAATTATTGCAGATGATTCAGGCCGAAAATCAATTTCCCTCGTTAAAAAGCAGCGGGCATAAAAAAATCGGGGTGAGAGGATTTGAACCTCCGACATCTTGCTCCCAAAGCAAGCGCGCTACCGGACTGCGCCACACCCCGTAAAGTGGTGAGCATAATACCCTTACAGGGCGGAACTGTCAAGGCTATTGTCACGTTAAGAAAAAGCGGGCATTTCTTGGCAAATTGTCGTCGAATATATCGGGCTTGCCAGAACTCAACTTTTGTATAGATTGAACGTAATGGAACACCAAAACCTCTTAGGATATACTCTCGAACAGATGGAACAGGCAATTGCCCAAATGGGTCATAAACCATATAGAGCAAAGCAGTTGTTCAAATGGCTGTATAACAACCGCCAGTATGATTTCGAGCTAATGACTGATTTTGCAAAGGAACTCCGTGGTGAACTTGCCCAAAAATTCACCTTTGAAGGCCCTCCACTGGAAACCCGTTTGGTTTCCCAGGATGGCACAGAGAAATATCTCTTTCGTTTGAGCGATGGCAATCCAGTCGAGACAGTTCTCATCCCCGATGGCGATCGCCGGACGGCTTGTGTTTCTTCTCAGTCAGGCTGCGCCCTTGCCTGTAGGTTTTGCGCTACAGGCACGATGGGGCTGCTCCGCAACCTGACCGTGGGAGAAATCCTCTGGCAGTTGATTTATCTCCGCCAGGTTCATGGTGACGAGGCCTTTTCCAATGTTGTTTTCATGGGAATGGGCGAGCCTCTCCAGAATTATGACAATGTTATTGAGGCCATAAATATCATTACGCACCATCTCGGTTTCAATTTTGGCGCGAAGCGAACCACTATCTCAACATCGGGTATCACTCCTAAAATTCGCAAATTAGCCGACAGCGGACTCAAAACTCGATTGGCGCTTTCGCTCCATGCCGCGACTCAGGAAAAACGGGTGAAAATTATGCCAGTAGCGCAGACCTTCGGTCTTGAAAAGCTAATGGAAGCCATCCGCTATTACACTGAGACAACCGGCGAGCGGGTTATGTTTGAATATATCCTCTTTGACGGTTTTAACGATTCCCGGGCAGATATTGATGCCTTGATTAAACTTGTGCGGGGGATTCCGTGTAAAATAAACATCCTGCCCTACAATCCGATTCCAGGACTTGATTTCAAGCGGCCATCGGATGAGAGAGTTGATTGGTTTGCGCGAGAATTGCACAAGGACACACCGGCTGTAACTGTCCGGAGAAGCCGCGGACGGGATATTGATGCCGCTTGTGGCCAGCTTGCAGCGCGAAGAACAACGCCATCAGCGTTGAGTCTTGGGTAACTGAGAGAAGTACCGATAAGCACAAATTCTTTTCTGAATGATAATCATTGAAAATCATCCCATTTTGAACATAAGGACAAGACTATGAAGCGATTCATCAGCGCCTTCGCGCTCGTTTTCTGTCTGTTGAGTTTCCCGTTGCCCGCCAATACTCAGGATATATCGGATATCATTATCGGCGATATCGACATTCCGGTGCTTCGCTGGGGAAGGCAAAAGGCGACTTTTACCGCGGAGAATAAGAGCGACTATGTCCGCTTTCTGGCTGTCGTGACCGAACTTAAGTTCGAAGGCACATATATGAACCCGACTCGCGCTGTTCGCCGCCATTTCATTTTAGAGCCTTGGATGACCGAGGATGTGATTACCGATGTCAATATTCCCGGGAACTACGGGACTGGCCATGTCACCTTCGCCATTTATGATATGATCGACACCCTCGATGCTCTG from Candidatus Zixiibacteriota bacterium encodes:
- a CDS encoding class I SAM-dependent rRNA methyltransferase, with the protein product MYPKFQLNPGKDILLSTRHPWLFSGALRPRSEQIPNGTLVTVANEKGEIVATGTYSKSSNISVRIFEFADVSIDKAWLVTKIEKADSTRRLLGYGPGTNTTGYRVIFGEADNIPGLVVDRYGDRLVIQLATGGTDLLRDTIIEALVEVFKPKTIVERSDLPSRKEEGLQDKTGIVYGDTFSQIEFTEESIRFFAEPISGQKTGFYLDQKELRKEIRKFAQDRVALNLFSYTGAHSVAALIGGAKSVLNIDSSEAALAGCKHHAELNGLSADTMLTEQADVFQWLSPRHEPTFDMVIIDPPALIKSRKDIESGQKGYHFLNRAAIRMLKDGGILVTSSCSQFFTQDDFLTMLRKASIQSGVRLELLKFVQQSPDHPISVYFPESAYLKSFVCRVTR
- the rlmN gene encoding 23S rRNA (adenine(2503)-C(2))-methyltransferase RlmN, which produces MEHQNLLGYTLEQMEQAIAQMGHKPYRAKQLFKWLYNNRQYDFELMTDFAKELRGELAQKFTFEGPPLETRLVSQDGTEKYLFRLSDGNPVETVLIPDGDRRTACVSSQSGCALACRFCATGTMGLLRNLTVGEILWQLIYLRQVHGDEAFSNVVFMGMGEPLQNYDNVIEAINIITHHLGFNFGAKRTTISTSGITPKIRKLADSGLKTRLALSLHAATQEKRVKIMPVAQTFGLEKLMEAIRYYTETTGERVMFEYILFDGFNDSRADIDALIKLVRGIPCKINILPYNPIPGLDFKRPSDERVDWFARELHKDTPAVTVRRSRGRDIDAACGQLAARRTTPSALSLG